The segment acacactctatctagataaataataaaaaCAATATATTTTAAACTATCGAAACGTcttatgtaacaccctaaaaatcctTCTTTCAAAATAGTGAAATTTGATTTAATAAAGTAATTTTGTGGGCATTAAAATATAgggaaaataataattattaggaagttaaaatttaatataaggttagaaacatattttgatgcatacatgcaataatattttattttgtgatgCGTAAATTTATGCACAAGAGTtttgaattcaaaattcaaattaaAAATAAGTTGGAAAATATGTTTGAAAAAAGGGAAATCTTCCCCTCTCCCTCTTTCGGCCTGCTAGCCAGCCCACCTCGCGCGCCTCTCCTCCCTCCTTTTGGGCCAAGGCCTATCTGCTCACTCTTTCTCCCTCCTCTCTCGCTGCCAGGCggggcccgcctgtcagctctaccccttcctccaaccgctccctccctctctcttcgTGTGGATGACGAAATCATCGGCGCCCCCGCTCCCACTCCTTGCCCCCACGTTCCCCCGCGCCTTGGCCTCATTTGAGGAGCACTCAAGCCAGAGCCGCCCTTCCTCTCCCCATTTAGCTCTTTCCCTACCCTTGCCCTTGCTCGGGAGCACACAGCAACCGCCGCTGGAGCACCGCGATCCACCGCGTTCAACCCGATGAACCAAGCCAACTCCACCTCCATTCTTCGCGCTGGTGAGCTCGCTGTCTCCTTCTCTCCCTCCCCGTCTACTTTCCACATGATTTGGAGCGCTCTACCGCGCTGGCCGCGAGTTCCGGTGAAGTCCATGGCCGCCAGCCATGGCGCGGGCCGCGCGGGCTCACCCCTAGCCGCGCAGAGGGCAGGGATGAACTCGCCTGCGCTCCCTCTCTCTTGCAGTGTCCTCAGCTTCGAGAATCATGCACCGCAGCGCCCAAACCGCCAACTCAGGCGAGCTCCGCACCGCTGTTCATGGCACCACCGCCATCCCTCTCATCACCGGCAGCCACACCCCTCTCTCCCCCTCTCTTTCCCTCTTTGCTCTAATCTCCGCCACTAATCACTGATCTAACGACTGAGAGTGCCTGATAGCCCTTCGTTGGTATAATTGTTCGCAGTCCTTGCCTAGATGggatttctaggattttctgatttatttaaatttgtttaTTCTCTGTAGAATTTACAGAACTGCCATTGCATTGTTTCACTTGTAAAAtcgtcgttttagctccgaaatTGATCCATTCAACTTGCGTTAGTTttgtaatttcataagcttcgcgttggtaccactAATATATAGGTTTTCCACACTTAGATTTTCTAGAAaattacaagtccgtagatcGTTTTTGTGGTCTAGTTTAATGCGTAGttttcgcgtcgtaactccgtttttCATGAATTTCGCGTTGACATGATCGTAGCAGCACATAGATGAATTTGGAAaaccttttatttacatttattcaCTGCTGGAGTACTATTCTTACTTTAGAAATATTTTGCTTGCATGTCTgccattggaatgcgtgtttGTTGTGACGTGTTGATCGAGTCCAGACGGTGAGGAATTCTACGGGAATTCGGAGTTCTACGAAGAGCAGCCTGACTTTgtgaaccaaggcaagtatagcatgagcTTACCTTGATGTCCTACTCActttaaatatttcatactgcatgtgtctaattttgtCAACTATAAAGACATCCTAGTTGTTGATGACCTAATACCTTACCTAAGGgttttattgcatatgggtagaaaTGCTAGCGCTCTAACTCTACATATATATGATCTGTACTCAGTTATGGAGCCATGGAttaattgattaaacatgattatgataaatggaacttagggctatggtacaaatgattgtaggtcatgttgtcctagaccttccataaggacttatctgtcgcCAAAAGCTGGGATTTAGagtgcaaccgggagagtcaCATGGTTCTGACTTTGGCTTAGTAATAGGATCATTtccagaggggcttgccactttgggtgtagggCTACCCCTGTTTTTATGAGTATAACCGCGATGGATTTGTGCCATAGAAAAAGAGAgttttctacatctgcctgTCGAGGAAACCTcgtggccctaactggttagaatagacctgtggaaggcttcatagtgtaccctgctcgttcaccttggtagtgtttgggggATCGATGGACCTCGGGCATATGGGCAATacgactcacggtgaaagtgtaccacctctgcagagtgtataactgttataacagtCATGCTCATGGTCATGAGCGGCCCGGAGAACTCACAGAATAATTGGTTACCTAAATTGATGTTGTACCTGATGATTCATAATTATGTTATAATGTGACTTAATGATTCGCTATGGTTCTGACAACTGATCATATGGAttatttgggagcttaagcataactcAATATTGATTAATGGTTAAAATATTGACCTACTAAATGGCTGATGCAGTAAACCTAGTCTGGCCTTTTGAGCTTTATGAATCCttatgctatgcttgtggagtacgaggtgtactcacgcttgttcatattttttggataaaaatctctgatgggtaacagatgatgGTAGCTATGATGACTACCTGGAGGTCTTTTAGGCTTGTGGTTCACCAGTCAACCTTTCCTgagttatcatatttatatttcgaTGTTGTACCAAACTATGTGTTGTTATGACTGTGTTTGTTGTAAACACTGCAATaacgatatgtaatttgtgacttatgtgtgtgattgatccCTGGGTACATATGatttatgcattcaatttcttcttTGAAATTGGTTTGACATCTTATAGTTTGTAACAAAGCAATGAAAGGAGAAGTTCACACATGCGAGGGAAGTATGAGGGATGGGGTCCTTGTCCACGAGTGAAGGCTCTAACGGGTCTAGGCACTTACGCTGCACGCTGCGATTTCGAACATCGTGTGTAGACGTGGATGTTGAAACATATTTCAAACCTTGAGACACTGGCGCTTTGTTTTAACTTTTGCTAGTTATCGTGCCTCGTCGATTCTCAATTCTAATTCACTATGGTTTTATTCTAAATCACTTTTTTTGCAAATCGTAGTGTAGGTATAGACAATCATCTCTATAAACACATTGTATACTCTACACATCTGAGTACCTTGGATAGACTAAGGccatgtttggttccccttctATAAACACATTGTATACTCTACACCTGTGAGTACCTTGATAGATTAAAGTTATATTTGGttctccttgctaaattttagttagttaaactttagtcactttagagcaactccaagagagttGATAAAAATGGATGGCTAAATTCAAGATTTAGCCAAcctctaaaatagaaaatcatgtaaaaaaacaaaaatctcCAACAGTCTTTCTAATACGGCAAATCATATGGCTAGCGGGACATGCAAGCTATATTTACCATGCGAGAACTCCGGGACAGATAACTTCCTATTTTAGCAAATCAAATACAATAGTTGTTGGACTCTCTTTTCTCTCCCAAAATAGCCAAATATAGAATACATAGCACAGATAGTTtttctcttggagttgctcttagtagctaaacttccaAACACGCTAACtaaaaagagctaaaatagtttagtcccactagtcacccaagagtagctaaaataatttttagctaactaaaatttagcaaaagaAACCAAACGGAGCCTAAGGCTGAATTgattaataaataaatttactgaaaaatataaaacaatatatcatgtcaaaaaaaatttgcgaaTATCTGGAATATAAATTGTTCATTGGACATATGTTTTGACAAAGCAACCATAGTTCCAcgtagttttttttaaaaaaaacaattgTCTGAAAACCGCCTTTTGAGACGGTTAGAAAGTTTGAATCTAGCTAAGCATTTACATGGCTGGTTTCTTCTGGCAACCGCATCTAAATTTGTCATAGCCGCCTCTGTATTACTATATAACTAGTTTCTTATGTCAGTGTATCTAAACAGACATAGTCGCCTCTATATTATATGACTGATTTCTTTTGTTTTGTCAACTGCATATCTAAAATTGTCATAGCCACCTCTATATACAAAAAAAATCAGTTTATGTGATGTGTTTCTCGCTCTTACCCACAATTTAATACGTACTATTTACGGGATCAGAGGAAAATGTAGGGAAAGTTGCTCAGACGTTGTGCTAACTCATCATATAGCTACACATGACGGCCGGGGCTTCCGAATTGTGAAAGCCAAGAAGAGAAGAGAACACTCTGCCTATTCTGCTAAGCTGTAAACACAAGAAGCAAATAAATGGACGCGAAGAAGAAACGCGTAGCGATCGTCGGAGCAGGGCCGAGCGGCCTGGCGGCATGCAAGCACGCGCTGGCCAAGGGCTTCCGCCCCGTGGTCTTCGAGTCCGGCACCGCCGTGGGCGGCGTGTggaaccggacgctggcctccaCGAGGCTGCAGACGCCGGCGTCCGCGTACCGGTTCTCCGACTTCCCGTGGCCGCCGACGACGGACGCGGCCGAGCCCGACGACGAGGGGCGGCGCTTCCCGCGCCACGACCAGGTGGCGGAGTACATGGCCGCGTACGCGCGGCGCTTCGGCGTCCTGGAGCGCGTCCGGTTCGGCTGCAGGGTGCTCGGCGCCAGCTACGTCGGGGCGACGGAGCAGGAGGTGGCGGCGTGGGAACGCTGGTCCGGGAATGGCCAGGCGTTCGGCGACGGCACGGGCGAGTGGCACCTCACCGTGCGGGTGCGGCaccgcgacggcgacggcgacggcgagtcgGAGGGCGGCACTACTCAGGTATGACGTATGGCTACTGATGAGTCAATCTCAATTGCCGGCAGAAATGAAATGTGGTGGTAGTTGTTGCACGGTCGGGGATAGTGTATGTTTGGTTTTGTTTCGTTTGGACGTATGGTGGCCGAACGACGAGCCAGCAGACTCCCGATTTTGATATCTTGGTCTGCTTAAGATCCAAATGGTGATTGAGACCGAGAGTTTGCGTCCCAATGCATGCATGCGCACATGGATTGGTCAGTGGTCACTGATCCAAGAATCCGTCATGTGCTACACTGAAAGCCATTTTGTATTTATTCGACGTTTTCTTTAGCTCTGCATTACCTTATTAGATAGTCGATTTTGATAGTTATTAGGGCActtacaatgcagactctatcatagagtctaatgttatttattaccttgaacaatatggacttagagtctaaataagacttgaagtcttatttttttctaactctttcttcaataaatatgctgccacatcagcaaaatatcataaataatatgtaattaattatcttggactctatgatagagtcttgcattgtgagtgtccttaCTTTCCATAAGCTCATGTCAACGTAAACTTATAAAGCATTTTAAGCAAATAACCATATGCTCGTTCGTCACCGaataaatcaatttctagagtttttcTAAATTAAACTTTTAAACTTTGAACATAGCCCAAAGATTTATAATATGGAATTAGTAACATTATActagacatcataaatatattttCGTAATGTGCTTACTTGGTTTCATAAATGTATGTGCtttaaataagaaaaaaataacTTAAAACAACTCTAGAAGTTGATTTATCCATGGACAAATgtagtactccctctgtcctgaTTTATCTGTCGTCGGGAACCATACACAGAGACCAAGGTGAAAGTTAAAAGACCAAGGTGCCCCTATTAAATCTGTGCATGACAGCGATTCTCTCTCCCCTGCTGTTCGCTCGATTTCCCCGAGACAAATCCAGCACCAAAAACGCAGATAGGTGTGGACCCATGTATAGTAGTCTAGATGACAGATAAATTGGGACATGCTACTGCCGCTAAAACGACAGATAAatcgggacggagggagtatatgacTATAAGAGCCAATTGGAGCATTTTGTGATGCTAGGCTTGAGTCACCTAAAAACCGATTCTGTTTAGAGACGGATTGGgtcccttagagcatctccaagggttttgcatttgaggtctgcatttgagtaatttgccaaaaagctccaaaagaggtatccaacggttttgcatttggagtttgcaatttgggcaacttggcaaatgagggagcaaacttggcaaaaatgccaagttgtGGATGGCTTTGCAAACCCAATCGCGCGAGGAAAGCGCGCGCGCCTggagaccttctatttttatcatttgccaagtccaaatgtcaattcccttggagatgacctatttttgtcctttgcattttgttatgggagtttgcaaataacaacaaatgccaagtcaatttaCCAAAGCCTTCGGAGATGCTCTTAGCTTTACAATTGGATGCTAAAATAATAGAGCTAACTGATCCAAACATCCTAGTTAAAAGGCTAGCTAAAATCTAAAACAGGCCAGCTAAGTTATTGGTACACTCTCTATAGTGGCTAGGAGCAACTCTAAGAGACTCTATATTCCTCCTAATTTAGAGGGATTGATTTTGGTGAAAAATGTACTCCAACAGACTCCTTAATTGGGTCttcaaatatagacatcatttaTTTTGGATTCCTTAATAACAAAAGATGGAGAGTGAAAATGTGGTTGTCTAAAGTGCACACAAGATACCAAAAAGCTATTAGAGGGTACAAAGGTATAcaaaatgattttttttctcaaatgaCTCTAAAAGATGCATGTTTTGGAGAGTAATTTAGAATGATTCTTGGAGATAGATGCTCTAATTATTAGCCTACTTTCTGTAAACAACCCAACTAATAATAGCACAACAACAAAAGTATTATATTAGCTCTCTCATCTAGCAAAAATTTGCAAACACGTCTTGGCCGATGAACGAACAGCTCCATCCGTTTGCAATCAAGAATCCAAAATGAGGTGTTTACTATTTATACATGTATTCATTCGTCACTGCCGGCCTCTCCTCGCATAAAGAACGCGCTACTTGTCAATGTCCCCAGCTGCCTCTCCTTTCTTGTTAGCCTCTCAAATCCAAGCATCTCCCATATGCTGCTACAGGTTCCGATTCTAGTAATAATAACATTAATCTTTGGTGCTCTGTTCCATAGACGTACAGGTTCGATTTCCTAATCCTCTGTGTCGGGAGGTATGGCGTCGCGAAGCTCCCGACGTTTCCTGACGGGAGAGGCCCCGAGGTGTTCCGCGGGCGAGTGCTCCATTCCATGGAGTACTCAGCCATGGCGCACGCGGACGCCGCCGAGCTGGTCAGGGGCAAGCGCGTCGCCGTGGTTGGCGCCGGCAAGTCGGCCATGGACATCGCCGCGCAGTGCGCCGAGGCAAACGGTGAGATCCATACGATCGGACTGATGCTTTTCAGCTTTTGCATTGCCTGCACTGCTTGCTGCTTCTACGTCTTTGGAAATTACTAAGGCATGCTCTGCACATTTGCGTGCTGTTTGACAGGTATCAGGTACCCGTGCACAATGGTCTACAGAAGCGCCCATTGGATGCTGGATCCTAAACTTGCTATCACCACCTCGGCTCGATGGACCGAGCTGATGGTTCACAAGCCCGGAGAGGGGTTCGCGCTCAGCCTTCTAGCCACGGCACTCACTCCACTGGTAACACTAGCACCGGTCTAGAGCTTATCTACCGAATCTGCCACTCATTCAGTAGTAAAATCAGCGAATAGTACTTAACAAGCTCACGTCAATATGTCATGCGAACAAACACATTGTGACACTGATCGATCGACTCCACCCATATCCATCGTGCAGCGATGGCTTATCTCGAAGATGGCCGAAGTCCACTACAAGAGGAGCATCCCGATGCAGGAGCACGGGATGGTCCCGGACGGCAGCTTCTTGCAGGGGAGCCTTGGCTGGCGGATAGGCACACTGCCGGAGGGGTTCTACGACAAGGTGGACGACGGCAGCGTGGAGCTCAGGAGGTGCCGCGACTCCGTCGGCTTCTGCCCAGACGGCCTCGtcgtggacgacgacggcggcggtgtGGTGGGCGCCGACGTGGTCATCCTCTCCACGGGCTTCGACATCGACCGGCCGCTGCGGGACATGTTCGCCTCCCCCTGGTTCGGCGAGATGGTCGCGCCGCCGGACGACGGCGCGGTGCTCCCGCTCTACAGGCAGTGCGTGCACCCGCGGGTCCCGCAGATGGCCGTGGTCGGGTACGTGGAGAGCGGGTCCAGCATCTACCCGTACGAGATGATGGCCAAGTGGGTGGCGCACCTGCTGGGCGGCGCCGTCCGGCTGCCGGCCGTCGGCGACATGGAGCGCGACGTGGCGGAGTGGGCGCGGTGGGGCCGGTGGGCGAGGCGCGCGTGCGGCGGGTTCTTCCTCAAGTCGTGCATCGCCTCCGTCACGACGTGGTACCACGACCAGCTCTGCCGCGACATGGGCCACCGGCccaggaggaaggccggcctccTCGCGGAGTGGCTGCAGCCGTACGGCCCAGCGGACTACGCCGgcatccagtgaaagctgtacTTGTACTGAACTGTACTGTATGGAGTACGAAGGATAAAGGACCCCCAATCATCTTTGATCCAACTTCAAGCTGGGCTACCAAATTTACTCATTTGAATAGGCTAGGCCCATGTTGTTTACTCCAATTGGGCCCACTATACTGCTAGCATAATAAAAACTTCAATCTGTACTTGTACTGTACGAACTACGGCCCAATCTTTTATACGACTTCAAGGCTGGGCTACCCCAAATTACTCATTTGAATAGGGTAGGCCCAGGGTCGCCCGCCATTGTTGGCCGAAACACGAGCCGGACCTTGGATTTGGAAAAAGCCCACGCGTTTCCTTCCTGCCCCTCCCTTCTCCCATGCGCTCACTCGGGTGCTGCCGCCACCCACCGCCGCCTGCCTCGGAACCGGCCGCGGCCTCCCCACCACAGGCTCCCTCCGGCCCCTACCACACTTGCTTCAGAGCACCGGGACGTCGGCCGCCAGCACTTTACAGACACCGACTGCCAGACCTCTAACTCTGGCCGGCAGCCAGGCCTCGAGACACCGCCGAGCACGCCTCCACCAAGTGCAGCCagcctttaggccttgtttagtttcaaaaaaaaattgtaattttttttagatttttcatcatatcgaatcttacagcacatgcatttagcattaaatatagataaaaaataactaattacatattttGTCAGTAATTTACGAAAGGAtcatttgagcctagttagtccataatttaacaatatttgtcaaatacaaacgaaagtgttacagtgtttaTTTTACCAAAAATTTTGAAACACAAGGCCTTGGCTCCACTATCCCGAGAAGAACCGGGATGTAAATAGAAACTTTTATTTGGGTCCAGTTGGAAGTCTATAAACTTACAGGAACAGTACTACGTAGTTTGAGAAAATTCCAAGTGTAAAATGTCCTACCCAAAATAATCAGGATAGTTGTTGATACTGAAAACTTCATAAATGTACAATTTTACTTGTAAACAACAGCAAATACCCTACTTATTCATCAGATTCTTCCGATCATGACTTGTCATATAATCATGCTCAAGTTATAAGCGAGTGACTCAGATAAGCTGAAACAATCAAGGTCTACGTCACCGGCCTTCGTATGACGTGGAAGACAAAAGGAGAGAGAAGGTCTGCTAGCAATGAGCAAATAGACCGGCAATTTCTCATGGCCTGATGCTAGGAGACACCGGTTCTTTTTTCACTACTACACAACTGTTTAACCGTGACGGGCACTTTacatttaccgcagcgggcattGGCGTCCGCCACGAATGAAATAGACCGCCAATTTCTCATGGCCTGATGCTAGGAGACACCGGTTCTTTTTTCACTACTACACAACTGTTTAACCGTGACGGGCACTTTACATTTACCGCAGCGGACATTGGCGTCCGCCACGAATgaaaggtcacggttaatcgtGGCCTCACCGTGGCGGGCGCCTGTGCCCGCTGCGGAAAATGGAAttaccgcagcgggcaacaTAAGGTGTCCGCTATGGTTAATCCcattaaccgcagcgggcacCTTATGTTGCCCGTTGTGGTTAAtgatttaaaaaaaacaaaaaaaaaactgaacagGCCCGCCGAGCCCATCCAGGGGCCCGACGAGCTCATCCAGgctgttgccgccgccgccagggaaACCCTAGCGCCGTCGATCTAGGGTTGTCGCGGTCGTCGTCCATGGATCTACTCTAATCCACCTTCTCAAATTTGGCTCGTGGCGGCTCCTTCACCGGATCtggaaagagagaaggaagaacAGTGAGATGAgtgaaaaaagagagggagacgggaggaagaggaggagcagCGGCGTACCTCATATCGACACAAAGGGGGATCCACGTCTTGGCGCCTTCCCCGCCGTGGATCCGGGCTCCATCCGCGCTGCCGTGCCGCCGTGCTCCGTCCGCGCCGCCCGTGGAGGTGGGCAGAGCGAGGAgtggtagtagagcaaggcgagGATGAGGAGCATGAAGACGACGCCGACGGGAGAGCCTCCCACGCGGTGGACGTCGTCGGGGGACCCGCCGAAGATGGGGAGGAGGAGCAGACCCACGGGGCTCAGCAGCTCCGCCACGGCCTCCGTCAGCGCCTTGCCGCCGTCGCCCAGGAACAGCagggccgccaccaccaccagcagcagcaggccgtGAGGCATTAAATTGAATAATCACcgctagcagcagcagcaggtagAGACCTTATATATTTGGGCTTCAAAATTTACTGTGACGGACATGATAGgttgcccgctgcggtaaatcaATTTACAGGGTATCTTAATACGTCCACCATGGAAAATAtcgatttaccgcagcgggcataTTTTCCGTGACGGACATATTAAGATGcccgctgttgggtattttaaacgcaaacagaaaaatccgcaagcatacggataccgatgtagctttcacccgggagtatttcagagtatcgattttccacagagaacgtgagtgtactaattaagatccaagatcgcccaaggataactatataattatttttggtgggaagagaggaagtttcctgagagttctctagttgatctaagaatcaagaattacttcaagattatctatatcgggacatcagagcactaaccacagaaagagatgagaagggggctaggaaggtctgactacggtcctacaaacaccgatccgaacgaggtggaatacgtcgaccgttagggttgtcactaccctaaggctaccacaacaatccgtaggattgggtgcaattccaggtaattgcaagactaaacaccacgtctaatctattaattactacgctagcgttataaagactagagcacttgatgcaagcgggaatccaataaataacttgaatgtacaaaaaagtaattaaagaactcaggaattatgaattgaagaacctggagaacgatgaagaacgaaccagttgctgcaaaagtacaatgttgaggaagatccgatagatccggctcctcctccgctctcctcttctctctccctattttctagattacaactagaactaactagaactagaactagatgaactagaactagaactagatgaactagaggtagaactagaagaactagagggaccctgtctacttggatgaagaattgaaaccctaactttgattctgtagaagaggtatgatctccaggggccaggggtctggttttatagtcccttcaagtgaatatgggccgttggatcaaaccgacattgattgaacggttatccttgatcctttaggtcggtggagcaatatcccgaaagagagtcctgattggaatctggttgagggcgggcgcccaggagaagagggcaggcgccctgtccctgagtcctctcggcctccgcttcgatcccgtggcttctggagtcttctagatgatagaaaattgctcggcacgttaatatctctatgtaaacccgacgtgtgggcctttctttcgtatttcctgataaccccctgcagaaatagacaaacaccaaaactcgtggaattctgtcagataaaaccctaaatctagatgttggatccatttagatccttttctatgattagttgatggttaaatgtgagcattaaggaccgtcaacaagctcccccaagcttaacctttgctcatccctgagcaaggatgaactcaagagtttctgcagtggtttcataccttaaaggtacacatacgttcaaacaagatctcatctctaggttagggtaaactgttaagatttaaatttactcattttaccttccaccatggggcttgtaaccgtcacttgtgtctttaacagttaaaagatagaacggtctagtcaagcgccatgtctcttgttcttcgattaactatagctctggagtttttgtagattttcaaataaaactcagagattccttgtatgactctctctagtctctcttttgtggtatttctggatccttaccaaggcagtaatggtgtgtGCCATCTCTCAaattatgtggtatttgtggtataaggcatagtggcattgccttctctctcaccctactctaataaggttttgatatctggagctcataggtgggagacagctaatacatacttacaagacatttattgcatagtcaaaccatggatccagaagaacaagtcaataagtcaaatcaagatatgcatgtgtggtgaatgaatggtgtatggtaatgatggtgataacaatggtgaaagtctaattctacttgtgctcttttgaggggatacatacctttcttgctcttttgaaactttttgaggagaatgagatgctctatattttctttttcttttctctcaggtgggtatcttgtacccctaattctactgtcggacacttgtccatttttacctctcgtctcactttttcttttctttcgaggtttcgggcacttg is part of the Sorghum bicolor cultivar BTx623 chromosome 10, Sorghum_bicolor_NCBIv3, whole genome shotgun sequence genome and harbors:
- the LOC8061539 gene encoding probable flavin-containing monooxygenase 1; this encodes MDAKKKRVAIVGAGPSGLAACKHALAKGFRPVVFESGTAVGGVWNRTLASTRLQTPASAYRFSDFPWPPTTDAAEPDDEGRRFPRHDQVAEYMAAYARRFGVLERVRFGCRVLGASYVGATEQEVAAWERWSGNGQAFGDGTGEWHLTVRVRHRDGDGDGESEGGTTQTYRFDFLILCVGRYGVAKLPTFPDGRGPEVFRGRVLHSMEYSAMAHADAAELVRGKRVAVVGAGKSAMDIAAQCAEANGIRYPCTMVYRSAHWMLDPKLAITTSARWTELMVHKPGEGFALSLLATALTPLRWLISKMAEVHYKRSIPMQEHGMVPDGSFLQGSLGWRIGTLPEGFYDKVDDGSVELRRCRDSVGFCPDGLVVDDDGGGVVGADVVILSTGFDIDRPLRDMFASPWFGEMVAPPDDGAVLPLYRQCVHPRVPQMAVVGYVESGSSIYPYEMMAKWVAHLLGGAVRLPAVGDMERDVAEWARWGRWARRACGGFFLKSCIASVTTWYHDQLCRDMGHRPRRKAGLLAEWLQPYGPADYAGIQ